In Mucilaginibacter celer, one DNA window encodes the following:
- a CDS encoding AMP nucleosidase: MNEELDLKKDGDNIPKVKEVQSPVKSGLKTKEAIVANWLPRYTGRPLDAFGEYIILTNFSKYIQLFSQWNDDAPIMGIDKPMQSVTANGITIINFGMGSSVAATVMDLLTAIHPKAVIFLGKCGGLKKKNNVGDLILPIAAIRGEGTSNDYLPPEVPALPSFALQKAISTTIRDYSRDYWTGTCYTTNRRVWEHDKTFKKYLKDLRAMAVDMETATIFTTGFANKIPTGALLLVSDQPMIPEGVKTAESDSSVTEKFVETHLHIGIESLKQLINNGLTVKHLKF, encoded by the coding sequence ATGAACGAAGAATTAGATTTAAAGAAAGATGGAGACAACATCCCGAAAGTAAAAGAAGTACAATCGCCTGTAAAATCGGGCCTGAAAACCAAGGAAGCAATTGTGGCCAACTGGCTGCCGCGTTACACCGGCCGTCCGCTGGATGCCTTTGGCGAGTACATTATCCTTACCAATTTTTCAAAGTACATCCAGTTGTTTTCGCAATGGAATGATGACGCGCCGATAATGGGTATTGATAAGCCGATGCAAAGCGTAACGGCCAATGGTATCACCATCATCAATTTTGGTATGGGAAGTTCGGTAGCTGCTACCGTGATGGACCTGCTTACAGCTATCCACCCAAAAGCCGTGATATTTTTGGGCAAATGTGGAGGCCTGAAAAAGAAGAATAATGTAGGTGATTTAATCCTGCCTATTGCTGCCATCCGTGGCGAGGGTACATCAAATGATTACTTACCTCCCGAAGTGCCCGCACTGCCTTCATTCGCGCTGCAAAAAGCCATCTCAACCACTATCCGCGATTACTCGCGCGATTACTGGACAGGCACCTGCTACACCACCAACCGCCGCGTTTGGGAGCACGACAAAACCTTTAAAAAATACCTGAAAGATTTACGTGCCATGGCTGTTGATATGGAAACCGCCACAATTTTCACCACCGGCTTTGCCAACAAGATCCCAACAGGTGCTTTACTATTGGTATCAGACCAGCCAATGATCCCTGAAGGTGTAAAAACCGCCGAAAGCGACTCGTCAGTAACCGAAAAGTTTGTTGAAACACACCTGCACATCGGTATCGAATCGTTAAAGCAGTTAATCAATAACGGGTTAACGGTTAAGCATCTTAAGTTTTAA
- the clpX gene encoding ATP-dependent Clp protease ATP-binding subunit ClpX, producing MNKNSKEIRCSFCGAGKQDSLMLIAGLDAHICDKCVNQANEILAEELKVRKVKSSPLAPALLKPSEMKAHLDQYVIGQDDAKKILSVAVYNHYKRLNQRVDKDEVEIEKSNIIMVGETGTGKTLLAKTLAKVLNVPFCICDATVLTEAGYVGEDVESILTRLLQSADYDVTLAEKGIVYIDEVDKIARKSDNASITRDVSGEGVQQALLKILEGTMVNVPPQGGRKHPDQKMITVNTSNILFICGGAFDGIERKIANRLRTQTVGYKLKGNDHEVDLKNLYRYITPQDLKSFGLIPELIGRLPVLTYLNPLDRDALHNILTEPKNSLLKQYKKLFEYEGVKLDFENEVLDFIVDKAMEFKLGARGLRSICEAIMIDAMFEFPSKKDVKRLHVTLDYAHEKFEKSDLKKLKVA from the coding sequence ATGAATAAAAACAGCAAGGAGATCAGGTGTTCGTTCTGCGGCGCCGGGAAACAAGATTCCCTGATGTTAATTGCAGGGCTTGATGCGCATATTTGCGATAAATGTGTGAACCAGGCTAATGAAATATTGGCTGAGGAGTTAAAGGTGCGTAAGGTAAAATCGTCGCCTTTGGCACCTGCTTTACTTAAACCATCAGAAATGAAGGCGCACCTTGATCAGTATGTAATTGGTCAGGATGATGCCAAAAAGATATTATCGGTAGCGGTTTACAATCATTACAAACGCTTAAACCAACGTGTGGATAAGGATGAGGTAGAGATTGAGAAATCGAACATCATTATGGTAGGCGAAACCGGTACCGGTAAAACCCTGCTTGCCAAAACCCTTGCCAAGGTACTGAATGTTCCGTTTTGTATTTGCGATGCTACGGTATTAACCGAAGCCGGTTATGTAGGGGAGGATGTTGAAAGTATCCTTACCCGCTTACTTCAATCGGCCGATTATGATGTAACCCTTGCCGAAAAAGGTATTGTTTACATAGATGAGGTTGATAAAATAGCCCGCAAAAGTGATAATGCTTCAATCACCCGCGACGTATCCGGCGAAGGTGTACAGCAGGCTTTATTGAAAATACTGGAAGGTACCATGGTTAACGTACCACCACAAGGTGGCCGTAAACACCCCGATCAAAAAATGATCACTGTTAATACCAGTAACATCCTGTTTATTTGCGGTGGTGCTTTTGATGGTATTGAGCGGAAAATAGCTAATCGCCTGCGTACGCAAACCGTTGGATATAAACTGAAAGGTAACGATCATGAGGTGGATTTGAAAAATCTTTACAGGTATATCACCCCGCAGGATTTAAAATCGTTTGGTTTGATCCCTGAGTTGATAGGCAGGTTACCTGTGCTTACTTACCTTAACCCGCTGGATAGGGATGCGTTGCACAATATTCTTACCGAGCCTAAAAACTCCCTATTGAAACAATACAAAAAACTGTTTGAATACGAAGGTGTAAAGCTTGATTTTGAGAACGAAGTGCTTGATTTTATTGTTGATAAGGCAATGGAGTTTAAGCTTGGTGCAAGGGGATTGCGGTCAATTTGTGAGGCAATTATGATCGACGCTATGTTCGAGTTTCCATCCAAAAAGGATGTGAAGCGCCTGCATGTAACGTTGGATTATGCGCATGAAAAGTTTGAAAAATCTGATCTGAAAAAGTTAAAAGTAGCTTAA
- a CDS encoding carboxypeptidase-like regulatory domain-containing protein, with the protein MLSKLTKTLLTFSLLIFAGVAYAQKPLTPGRQSSYYTYIYKITADDVLKFYQHPNKKPDEKILHNPVDSFKTDGRWENTLPPGNYMKIVARHNKLDYSLIENRSANLKILANNYDLRFVLVDKQGKAIDNADAQINNTSIPFDAKSGLYIGRPSKKDTILKVDFAGVSNYYLIKLQQRYYGYNRYRNMSFVKATWNRFKNLFRKRYYQRPGKYEGFIVFNKAIYKPHDTVKFKAFILNKKSKRPINVRQLLVRLREGGDNDGKIIGRVNSYRDGAFEYSIPLVDSLDLSLDEDYIVTLEDPSAEKYKTEDDDRDNQRRLLAKRRIYLSGEFKYEEYELKSITFTTRVDKKEHSPGSPATLYLKAVDENNLPVTDGRVSITLNTTSTGTHKQHYTFVPNQLWKHDMPLDPVGETKLVIPDSIFPKADVNYAINAEFLNSNNESQSSDQDDMSYTYSPFSLRAKLSADTLVANYYLNGKEAKAPAIISALDAHDDTLSKTKVTLPAKIIINPYAVSYSVDADSTYADIDLKETTPDISLSGYRTADSLFVTVNNPRHLHFWYSVFGGDKLIDAGQADSLFCRRAYHEQNVVNFQAHYIWAGESKTEATDVVYRDKLLTINVRQPVTVYPGQHAKTDIVVTDKDGKPVAGADLTAWSMTSKFTGYKVPDVPYLGGGFRYRKQKQPFRTEEIRSNGLLELNWKRWSTEIGLDSISYYRFTHPDKIYQVEENPKQDTTTQVAPFIVKNGDVIPVHILYIDGRPVYFDQTQQLRRYSFAVTPGKHAFRFRTSHLNIWVDSVMVEKSKKLIFSLNADNAQYTKVSDTLTAYESDLINRYLITVVNNFGWKMALLNQGSMRYMINPNPNYGYRDNDVLVGPFAGSFAGLEVQGEKPRYFETEPGYSYLFAPGLLKQKSIPTAFNPVLSSYNGVYDDYTQLVLTQPEAEDIWQQYLDLRRYSEQLFHNPDIRGEAGRLQMSINQPKGKALLIKNVIIYKYNDPDFMLIYPGNTFAIEKLHAGNYRFLFLLKGDSYDIKENVTIKTGGTNYYNFDVLPTHRKDSVSIRIGDIIDNRQSAYNNNDREIVNDALKIKEAFNEKYLDTEMFMDGMSGTVTSGSDKQPIPGVTVRVRGSSTGTLTDVHGHFNIKVPKSGKLIIGSIGYETKEIDINPGSHVNVALKDSYKSLQEVVVVGYGMAKKKDITGSVTSVSYGLSGRVAGVTVSGDAPGASAQVMIRGVNSLTGAQPLIVVDGEIVDKLSDINKDDIAEMSVLKDAAATAIYGSRGANGVIVIRTKGKQGTAGSTADSTQTAGTQTMRKNFSDYAYWQPKLTTDEQGKASFMVTYPDDITNWRTFIIGINGNKQTGFNESSIKAYKPLSANFIAPQFAIAGDEMNLIGKIMNYNITPIKLTRTFKYNGQQLKQDELEVKNSKIDTLKITATTLPATASATNSAASSTDSLTFEYTIKRDNGYFDGEERKIPVMPQGTKETKGIFETLDRDTAVTLKFDPALGPVTFRAEASALPILAEETRKLREYKYLCNEQLASKLKGLIMERHIKKFLGENFLYGKNVQEVLKNLQDNRKENGLWGWWKNSDDELWITLHVVEALLSAQKEGYTVQLDKQKLSDFLIYQMESYKGQEKIFCLQLLNQLGAKVDYQRYIGLIEKEQARGKNMFGGNISGYDKLRTMLLRQEAGLKVNLDSLLSTAKHTMFGNVYWGEVGYRFFDNSIQLSALAYHIIKNDGHHPEILSKIRGYFLEQRRLNEWRNTYESALILETILPDMLIENKQVKPSQITIAGAETKTISQFPYSATLTDKQISVSKTGGLPVYVTGYQQFWNSKPEKVSKDFTVNTWFERKEKTITTLKGGETVQLKAEVTARGDADFVMIEIPIPAGCSYEGKEQAWTNNEVHREYFKEKVSIFCRKLKQGKYTFTVNLIPRYDGKYTQNPAKAEMMYFPVFYGREGMKQVVIGSFVH; encoded by the coding sequence ATGCTATCTAAACTTACAAAAACGCTGCTAACATTTAGCCTATTAATTTTTGCCGGGGTTGCATACGCGCAAAAGCCATTAACCCCCGGCAGGCAAAGCAGCTATTACACCTACATCTATAAAATAACTGCCGATGATGTTTTAAAGTTTTACCAGCATCCCAACAAAAAACCCGACGAAAAGATATTACACAACCCTGTCGACTCATTCAAAACCGACGGCAGGTGGGAAAACACACTTCCGCCGGGAAACTATATGAAGATTGTGGCGAGGCATAATAAGCTCGACTATTCGCTGATTGAAAACCGGTCGGCCAATTTGAAGATTCTTGCCAATAATTATGATTTGAGGTTTGTATTGGTAGATAAACAGGGCAAGGCTATTGATAATGCCGACGCCCAAATCAATAATACATCCATCCCGTTTGATGCGAAAAGCGGCTTGTACATTGGCCGCCCTTCAAAAAAAGACACGATTTTAAAAGTTGATTTCGCGGGCGTTAGCAATTACTATCTTATTAAACTACAACAGCGGTATTATGGATACAACCGGTACCGCAATATGAGTTTTGTTAAAGCTACCTGGAACCGTTTTAAAAACCTGTTCAGAAAGCGCTACTACCAGCGCCCCGGCAAATACGAGGGTTTTATAGTATTTAATAAAGCCATTTATAAACCGCACGATACGGTAAAATTTAAAGCTTTTATCCTGAATAAAAAATCGAAACGGCCTATAAACGTTCGTCAATTATTGGTTAGGCTGCGGGAAGGCGGCGATAACGACGGCAAGATCATCGGCAGGGTAAACAGCTACCGCGACGGGGCTTTTGAGTATAGTATCCCCCTGGTTGACAGCCTTGATCTTTCGCTGGATGAAGATTACATCGTTACGCTCGAAGATCCGTCTGCCGAAAAATATAAAACTGAAGATGACGACAGAGATAATCAACGCCGCCTTTTAGCCAAACGCAGGATTTACCTGAGCGGCGAATTTAAGTATGAAGAATACGAGTTAAAATCGATAACCTTTACCACCCGGGTTGATAAAAAAGAGCATTCGCCAGGCAGCCCGGCAACCCTGTATTTAAAAGCTGTTGACGAAAATAACCTGCCGGTTACCGACGGCCGCGTTAGCATTACGCTCAACACAACCAGTACCGGTACCCATAAACAACATTATACCTTTGTGCCAAACCAGCTTTGGAAACACGATATGCCGCTCGACCCTGTGGGCGAAACCAAATTGGTAATCCCTGATTCTATTTTCCCGAAGGCTGATGTAAACTACGCCATCAATGCCGAATTTCTGAACAGCAATAATGAAAGCCAGTCGTCAGATCAGGATGATATGAGTTATACTTATAGCCCCTTCAGCCTTAGGGCCAAATTAAGTGCCGATACGCTCGTGGCTAACTATTATTTGAATGGTAAAGAAGCTAAGGCTCCTGCTATCATAAGCGCACTCGATGCCCACGATGATACCCTATCTAAAACCAAAGTGACGCTGCCCGCCAAAATTATCATAAACCCCTACGCGGTTAGTTATAGCGTGGATGCCGACAGCACTTATGCCGATATCGACCTGAAGGAAACCACACCCGATATATCGCTTTCGGGCTATCGCACTGCCGATTCGCTGTTTGTTACCGTTAACAACCCGCGGCACCTGCATTTCTGGTACTCGGTATTTGGCGGCGATAAATTGATAGATGCCGGCCAGGCCGACAGCCTGTTTTGCAGGCGGGCGTATCATGAACAAAACGTCGTCAATTTCCAGGCGCACTACATCTGGGCCGGCGAAAGCAAAACCGAAGCTACCGACGTAGTTTACCGGGATAAACTGCTCACCATTAACGTGCGGCAGCCTGTAACCGTTTACCCCGGGCAACATGCCAAAACGGATATTGTGGTTACTGATAAAGACGGCAAACCTGTTGCCGGTGCAGATTTAACCGCCTGGAGCATGACCAGCAAATTTACCGGTTATAAAGTTCCTGATGTGCCGTACCTTGGCGGAGGATTCCGCTATCGCAAACAAAAACAACCATTCAGAACAGAGGAAATACGCAGCAACGGATTGCTTGAGCTGAACTGGAAACGTTGGAGCACAGAGATTGGCCTGGATAGTATTAGCTATTACCGTTTTACCCACCCCGATAAAATTTACCAGGTAGAAGAAAATCCCAAACAGGATACGACTACACAGGTAGCTCCTTTTATAGTTAAAAACGGAGATGTGATACCTGTTCATATCCTTTATATTGATGGCCGCCCGGTTTATTTTGATCAAACCCAGCAATTAAGGCGCTATAGCTTTGCTGTAACCCCGGGCAAACACGCGTTCAGGTTTCGTACCAGTCACCTAAATATATGGGTAGATAGCGTAATGGTTGAAAAATCAAAAAAGCTGATTTTTAGCCTTAATGCTGATAACGCACAGTACACCAAAGTATCAGATACGTTAACCGCTTACGAAAGCGACCTCATCAATCGTTACCTGATTACGGTGGTGAATAACTTTGGGTGGAAAATGGCGCTTTTAAACCAGGGCAGTATGCGGTACATGATCAATCCCAACCCAAACTACGGCTACCGGGATAATGACGTACTTGTAGGGCCTTTTGCCGGTAGCTTTGCCGGGTTAGAGGTGCAGGGCGAAAAACCAAGGTATTTTGAAACCGAGCCCGGCTATTCATACCTGTTTGCGCCGGGTTTGCTGAAACAAAAAAGCATCCCTACGGCATTTAACCCGGTGCTATCATCCTACAATGGAGTTTACGATGATTATACCCAGCTGGTGCTTACCCAACCCGAAGCCGAAGATATATGGCAGCAATACCTCGATTTACGCCGTTACAGCGAGCAGCTTTTTCATAACCCCGATATAAGAGGAGAAGCGGGGCGATTGCAAATGAGCATTAATCAACCCAAAGGAAAAGCGCTGCTAATTAAAAACGTAATTATTTATAAATATAACGACCCCGATTTTATGCTGATTTACCCCGGCAATACCTTCGCTATCGAAAAGTTGCATGCGGGCAATTACAGGTTTTTATTTTTATTAAAGGGGGATAGCTATGATATAAAAGAGAATGTAACCATAAAAACCGGCGGCACCAATTACTACAATTTTGATGTATTGCCAACTCACCGCAAAGATTCGGTAAGTATCAGGATTGGCGATATTATAGATAACCGCCAATCGGCATATAACAATAACGACCGGGAGATAGTGAACGATGCTCTTAAAATAAAGGAAGCCTTTAACGAAAAATACCTTGATACCGAAATGTTTATGGACGGCATGAGCGGCACCGTAACCTCAGGCAGCGACAAACAACCGATACCAGGAGTAACCGTGAGGGTAAGAGGATCATCAACCGGGACACTTACGGATGTGCATGGGCATTTTAACATTAAGGTGCCTAAAAGCGGCAAATTAATCATAGGTTCTATCGGATATGAAACCAAGGAAATCGATATTAATCCGGGTTCACATGTAAATGTAGCCTTGAAAGATAGTTATAAGTCATTACAGGAAGTTGTGGTTGTGGGATACGGAATGGCTAAAAAGAAAGATATAACCGGCTCAGTCACTTCAGTATCTTATGGTTTATCAGGTAGAGTTGCCGGAGTTACGGTATCCGGTGATGCCCCCGGAGCCTCAGCCCAGGTTATGATCAGGGGAGTCAATTCACTAACCGGAGCTCAGCCACTTATAGTAGTTGACGGCGAAATTGTCGATAAACTTTCTGATATCAATAAAGATGATATAGCAGAAATGAGTGTGCTGAAAGATGCAGCTGCCACAGCCATTTATGGCTCGCGGGGGGCCAATGGCGTTATCGTGATCCGTACCAAGGGTAAACAAGGTACAGCCGGATCCACAGCCGATAGCACACAAACGGCAGGCACCCAAACCATGCGCAAAAACTTTTCTGATTATGCTTACTGGCAGCCCAAACTCACTACCGATGAACAAGGCAAAGCCAGTTTTATGGTTACCTACCCGGATGATATCACCAACTGGCGCACTTTTATTATAGGCATAAATGGCAATAAGCAAACCGGCTTTAACGAAAGCAGTATCAAAGCATACAAGCCTTTAAGCGCCAACTTCATTGCACCGCAATTTGCTATAGCAGGCGATGAAATGAACCTGATAGGTAAGATAATGAACTACAACATCACGCCAATAAAACTTACCCGTACCTTTAAATACAACGGGCAGCAACTAAAACAAGATGAGCTAGAAGTTAAAAATTCAAAAATAGATACACTTAAAATAACTGCTACCACTCTCCCTGCAACTGCCTCTGCCACTAACTCTGCTGCCTCTTCAACCGATAGCCTTACCTTCGAGTACACCATCAAACGTGATAACGGCTATTTTGATGGTGAAGAGCGCAAAATTCCGGTAATGCCGCAGGGAACAAAAGAAACTAAAGGCATATTTGAAACCCTTGATAGGGATACCGCGGTTACTTTGAAATTCGACCCTGCATTGGGCCCGGTTACTTTCCGCGCCGAAGCATCTGCCCTACCTATACTGGCCGAAGAAACCCGTAAACTACGCGAATACAAGTACCTGTGTAACGAGCAATTGGCATCAAAACTGAAAGGCCTGATTATGGAACGCCATATTAAAAAGTTTTTGGGTGAGAATTTTCTATATGGCAAAAACGTACAGGAAGTGCTTAAAAATTTACAGGACAACCGAAAAGAAAATGGCCTGTGGGGATGGTGGAAAAACAGCGATGATGAGCTTTGGATAACCCTGCATGTTGTTGAGGCACTTTTATCAGCCCAAAAAGAAGGTTACACCGTTCAGCTTGATAAACAAAAACTATCCGACTTTCTGATCTATCAAATGGAAAGCTATAAAGGCCAGGAGAAAATATTTTGCCTGCAATTGCTTAACCAGCTTGGGGCAAAAGTTGATTACCAACGCTATATTGGCCTAATTGAAAAAGAACAGGCCCGGGGCAAAAATATGTTTGGCGGTAATATATCCGGTTATGACAAATTAAGAACGATGCTGTTACGGCAGGAAGCCGGTTTAAAGGTCAATTTAGATAGCCTGCTCTCAACAGCCAAACACACCATGTTCGGTAACGTATACTGGGGAGAGGTTGGGTATAGGTTTTTCGATAATTCGATCCAATTAAGCGCGCTGGCCTATCACATTATTAAAAATGATGGTCATCATCCCGAAATATTAAGTAAGATCCGCGGCTATTTCCTCGAGCAGCGCCGCCTTAACGAATGGCGCAATACTTATGAATCTGCTTTAATTCTTGAAACTATCCTGCCTGATATGCTGATTGAAAACAAACAGGTAAAACCATCGCAGATCACCATCGCCGGAGCCGAAACAAAAACCATCAGCCAGTTCCCCTACTCGGCTACATTAACCGATAAGCAGATCAGCGTTAGTAAAACCGGGGGATTGCCGGTTTACGTCACCGGCTATCAGCAATTCTGGAACAGCAAACCCGAAAAGGTAAGTAAGGATTTTACGGTAAATACCTGGTTTGAGCGTAAAGAGAAAACAATAACCACCCTTAAAGGCGGCGAAACAGTACAGCTAAAGGCAGAGGTGACAGCCCGTGGCGATGCCGATTTTGTAATGATAGAAATCCCTATCCCGGCCGGATGCTCGTACGAGGGCAAAGAACAAGCCTGGACCAACAACGAAGTGCACCGCGAATATTTTAAAGAAAAGGTGAGTATATTTTGCCGCAAGCTTAAACAGGGCAAATATACCTTCACCGTAAACCTCATCCCCCGTTACGACGGCAAATACACCCAAAACCCGGCCAAAGCCGAAATGATGTATTTCCCGGTATTTTACGGCAGGGAGGGGATGAAACAGGTTGTCATTGGTTCATTTGTTCATTAG
- a CDS encoding NTF2 fold immunity protein has product MKYLTFAFLILLPFVARCQKHTLLGLQVAKDELKTALNNKKDRQVIVDKIIGDKQTAIAVAEAILFRIYGKEQIINERPYEVYFIDGYWVLNGTLPEKMLGGGFLIIFSAKDGRVVRLTHYK; this is encoded by the coding sequence ATGAAATATCTAACTTTTGCCTTTTTGATTTTGCTACCATTTGTTGCGCGATGTCAAAAACATACCTTACTTGGGCTGCAAGTTGCGAAAGATGAACTTAAAACAGCTTTAAATAATAAAAAAGACAGACAAGTAATTGTTGATAAAATAATAGGTGATAAGCAAACCGCAATAGCTGTGGCCGAAGCTATTTTATTCAGAATTTATGGCAAAGAACAAATAATTAACGAACGGCCTTATGAAGTTTATTTCATAGACGGGTATTGGGTACTAAATGGAACCTTACCTGAAAAGATGCTTGGAGGCGGATTTTTAATTATATTTTCAGCTAAAGATGGCAGAGTTGTTAGACTCACGCATTATAAATAA
- a CDS encoding pyridoxal-phosphate dependent enzyme, producing the protein MWYNNILDTIGNTPLVKLNKIAKDIPATVLAKIETTNPGNSIKDRMALKMIEDAEKSGKLKPGGTIIEGTSGNTGMGLAIAAVIKGYKCIFTSTDKQSKEKFDALRAFGAEVIVCPTNVEPEDPRSYYSVSSRLEREVPNSWKPNQYDNLSNSQAHYESTGPEIWEQTEGKVTHLIAGVGTGGTISGIARYLKEKNPAIQVLGIDTYGSVFKKYKETGIFDKNEIYPYITEGIGEDFLPANVDFSLIDHFEKVTDKDAALMTREIARKEGIFSGNSTGSAVAGLLQMKDKFKEGDVVVIIFPDHGTRYLGKMYNDDWLRDRGFLKDGKLTSRDIIAKKDVQEIVTIDCEKTVLEAINTIKSLNISQIPVTQKGMVIGKITESDILDSLIENPSIKSQPIKNITTAPFPFVDLNTSIDRISAMINKDNIAVLVEDEQGKIEIITQYDIINAISA; encoded by the coding sequence ATGTGGTACAATAACATACTGGACACCATTGGCAACACGCCCCTGGTAAAACTTAATAAAATAGCGAAAGACATCCCGGCGACGGTTTTAGCCAAAATTGAAACTACCAATCCCGGCAATTCCATCAAGGACAGGATGGCCCTTAAAATGATTGAAGATGCCGAAAAAAGCGGTAAACTTAAACCCGGCGGAACCATTATTGAAGGCACATCGGGTAACACCGGTATGGGCCTGGCCATTGCAGCGGTAATAAAAGGCTACAAATGTATTTTCACCAGCACCGATAAGCAATCCAAAGAAAAATTTGATGCCCTGCGTGCCTTTGGTGCCGAGGTGATAGTTTGCCCTACCAACGTTGAGCCGGAAGATCCGCGTTCATATTACTCCGTATCTTCACGTTTAGAGCGGGAAGTACCTAATTCGTGGAAACCTAACCAGTATGATAACCTGAGTAACTCGCAGGCGCATTACGAGTCAACCGGGCCGGAGATCTGGGAGCAGACCGAGGGTAAAGTTACTCACTTAATTGCAGGCGTTGGCACAGGTGGCACTATATCAGGTATCGCCCGTTATCTTAAAGAAAAGAACCCGGCAATCCAGGTTTTAGGTATCGATACCTACGGCTCGGTATTTAAAAAATATAAGGAGACAGGGATTTTCGATAAAAACGAGATCTACCCGTACATCACCGAAGGCATCGGCGAGGATTTTCTGCCGGCCAACGTTGATTTCAGCCTGATAGATCACTTTGAAAAAGTAACCGACAAAGATGCAGCATTGATGACCCGCGAAATCGCCCGCAAGGAGGGTATTTTCTCGGGCAACTCAACCGGTTCGGCAGTGGCAGGTTTGCTGCAGATGAAGGATAAGTTTAAAGAAGGCGATGTTGTTGTGATCATCTTCCCGGATCACGGCACCCGCTACCTTGGCAAAATGTACAATGATGATTGGCTGCGCGACCGTGGTTTCCTGAAAGACGGAAAACTTACCTCCCGCGATATCATCGCCAAAAAAGATGTCCAGGAGATTGTTACTATTGATTGTGAGAAAACGGTTTTGGAAGCAATAAACACTATCAAATCGCTCAATATATCACAGATTCCGGTTACGCAAAAAGGTATGGTTATTGGAAAGATCACTGAAAGCGACATCCTCGACTCGTTGATTGAAAACCCATCCATCAAATCGCAGCCGATAAAAAATATCACCACCGCACCATTCCCTTTTGTTGATTTGAATACATCGATAGATAGGATCTCCGCAATGATCAATAAAGATAACATCGCCGTGTTGGTTGAAGATGAGCAAGGCAAGATCGAGATCATTACGCAGTATGATATTATAAACGCTATTTCGGCTTAA